Part of the Euzebya sp. genome is shown below.
GGCCCCCGGCGCGCCCGACGGCCGCCGCCGCGGCGAGGGCAGCGGCGACCGACGCCGGGCCGGCGTCGGTCGAGACGAGCAGGATCGCCCGGTCATCGGCCACGGCGAAGGGGCCGGCGGCGAGGGCGTCGGGGAAGTCACCGCCGTCAGCCACCACGACCCGCTCGGTCTGGCCGAGGGCGTCGGCGATCGCCACCGCGGTCGCGAACCGGTCCTCGCCGGCGACCCGCTCGACGCTGAGGCCGGCCGCCTCGAGCTCGTCGACGACCGCGTCGGAGATCGCGGCGGTGCCGCCCAGCACGACGGCGTCGGTGGCACCCAGCCGGGCGATCTCGTGGGCGGTGGCGCCGCTCAGCCCGTCGGGCGCGGTCAGCAGCAGCGGCGCCTGGCGGGAGGCCGCCAGCGGCGCACCGGCGACGGCGTCGGCGAACGTGCCGGCGGCCGCCAGGACCACCGTCTCGGCGCCGCCGGCGAACGCGTGCCGGCTCAGCGCCGCGGCGGTCGCGACCCGGTCGGGACCGTCGATGCGCCCGGACCGGGTGCCGGCCTGGACGACCTGGTGGAACGTCGGGCGGTTCACCCACTGCATGGACGGGGCGGACACGACGCCGCCGGCGACCTGGATGATCTCGTCGCAGGTGGAGTCGTAGACCCAGCCCTCCACCTCCGGGGTGTCGAACTGGTACGCGGTCGGGAAGTCGCACGCCTCGCCGCCGTCGGGCGTGGACTCGAGGAGCGCCGCAGCGTCCGCGAGGGCATGCCACAGCACGGCGGCGCACCCGTCGACGGTGCCGTCGCCGCAGTAGGTGCGGCTCCGCTCGGCGAGGACCGGCCGGCCGAGGATCTGCAGGAGGTCTTCGTGCACGAACCGGATGCGCCCGGAGTTGTACGCCGACCCGAGGCCCAGGCGCGGGTGGTCCTCGGTCCCCTCGGGCCAGGCGTCGAGCGGCACCTCGTCACCGAGGACGCCCTCGATCATCGGCCGCACCCACGCGTCACCGATCGCGATGGCGACCGCGTGGTCGTAGGTGCCGTCCGCGTCGACGTCGCGGCGGTGCCCGCCGGTGGCGAGCCCCCAGGGCCGGCGGTCGTCGAGGACCCAGTCGGCCAGGCGGTCGCGCATCTCGACGAGCCGCTCGTCCCCGGCCAGGGACGCCGGCGGCGCGTCGCCCATGACCTCGAGGGCCAGCGGGTAGATCTCCTGGCCGTTCAGGTCCACGGTGCCGGCGTCCTCGGCGATGTTGACCATGTCGGCCGCGGTCAGCGGGTCGCCGCTCGCGATCGCCGCCTCCATGCGCACCGCGAGGTGCTCACGCCGGTCGGTGGAGTGGTGCTTGAAGCTGTCGTCCTGGGACCGGAACCCCGGCGCCTGCCGGTTGTTCCAGTTGGCGAAGAAGCCCGACTCGGGGTTGACCGCCTGCGGCTGCTCGGCCGGGCTCAGGAACTCACCGGTCCACTGGTGCCCGCGGCCGCCCCAGGTCAGCAGGTCGGGGTCGGTGTCGGGGTCGCGCTGCGGGCACAGGCAGGTGTGGCGGTAGGCGATGTCGGTCTCGTCGACGTAGAACCAGTTGAAGGTGAAGTCGACGCCGTCGAAGGCCCGGTTGAACGACTCGACCCCATCGGTCATGAAGTCCGGGTCGTTGATGCGGCCGAACCCGACGGCGCTGCCGAGCTCGTCGCCGAGGGTGGACCGCTGCTCGGCGATCGCGACCGGCACGCCGTCGGTGGTCATCGCCCGCCCGACGACCGGCCCGTTCCCGAGCTCGGGGATCCGGCCGACCTCGAGGGTGTAGACGATGTTGTCCGGGGAGGGGCTCTCGGGGATCCCTCCCAGGCTGGGCTTGGCGACCTGGGTGTGGGTCAGGACGGGGATCTCGGTGCACTCGCCGTCCCACACGTAGCCGGTCGAGTCGATCGTGGCCTCGCCGCCTGCGGGGTCGCACAGCTCGAGTGCCCACTCGTCCACCATGTCCCCGCTGGCGGAGGTCGCGGACCAGGCGTAGTCGCGGCCGCGGCCGAGCTGGACGTAGATGTTGGTCCCGGCGAAGGCGACGCCGCGGGCGTCGAGGCCGGGTGCGTGGATGTCGGTCTCGACCAGCAGCTGGGGGGTGTAGTACCCGGTCTGGGGGCCGAAGACGGCGATGGGCACGCCGCCGTCGCTCACGTCAGCCCCCGCGAGGATCGCGTTCGACATCGCGAGGGGGGTGCGCAGGTCGATCGGGCCGAACGGGCCGTCGGCGATGCCGAGGTTCGCGGTCGCACCGGCGGTCTCCGCCGGCCAGCCGACCTCGGCCTCAGCCACGTCCTCGCCGGCACCGCCCTGCAGCGACGTGGGCGTCGTGACCGGGAGCAGGTCGCCCAGCAGGTCCTCGAGCGCCTCGCCGAGGAGGGGGACGTCACCGAGCCCGGGCAGACCCGTGCCGCCGCCGGCCGCGTCGTCGCCGAACGCGCCGACGAACGAGCCGGGCTCGAGGAGGGCGGTGGTCGAGTCGTCGATCGCGTCGTGGTCGCCGTAGGGGAACGGCGTCTGGATCGTCAGGCTGGCGTCCGGGTCGTCGGCGGCCTTCAGGTCGTCGAAGATCGCCCGGCCCTCCTCGGGCCCGTGCTGGGCCTGGAGGGCGGCCATGAACATCGAGTTGGCGGCCTCGGCACCGCCGCCCTTGCCGAAGATCCCGCCGACCAGCGAGGCGGTGGCGATGATGTCCTCGAGGACGAACTCCTCGGGGGTCAATTGGAGGGCGACGTACTCGCCGGGCAGGAGGGTGGGGTCGGTCTGGGCCTCGGCGATGTAGGCGTTGACGCCCTCGGTGTACGCGGTCCCGTCCGCGCAGATGCGCTGGCGTTCGGCGTCGTCGGCACCGCAGAGGGCATCGGCCTGCGCGGTGAGGTCCTCCTCGGTGTAGGGGGCGACCAGCAGCTGCTCGCGGTCCATGGCCTTGTTGCCCTCGCTCGCGCCGAGGAACTCGCTCATCCGAGCCCGGCCGGTGTGGCGGAGGACGTCCATCAGGAACAGCCGGTCGCTGGCGGTGATGTAGCCGTTGGCGCACTGGGCGGCCTCGCGGGTGTCGCCGTAGATGTGCGGCACCCCGAACTCGACGTCGCGGAAGGCGACCACGCCCTCGCCGCAGGCGGCGGGCAGGGCGATCGGCTCGACGTCCTCGTCGGTGCCGAACGACCCGTCCTTGAAGAACCGGGCCAGGTCCCCGTCGGTGATGCCGAGGTGGGGGGCGTCGTCGCTCGGCAGCCCGCCCTCGTAGACCAGGCTCTCGTACAGCGGCGTCTGGTCGTTGTAGTGCTCCGGGTAGGTCCCGGCCAGGCCCGGCAGCAGCTCGCCGGTGTTCAGCACACCGGCCTGACCCGGCGGCATGACGTTGGCGAACCCGCCGACGTCACCGTCCTGGCGGTAGCGCCCCTCACCCCCCTCCTGCGCGGTCGCGGTCGGCGTGGTCAGCGCGGCGATCAGCAGCACCACGGCTGCGAGGGTGAGGGGACGGCGCATGGCAGGGTCTCCGGCTCGGGTCGTGCGGCGGTGTGGAGACGTGCTCCACTCAGAGGGGGTTCGCCGTCGCGGGGCCCGGCTCCTGCCAGATCGCCTAGCCGACCCGTTCGACGATGGCCGCGAGCCCCTGCCCCCCGCCGATGCACATCGTCTCGAGGCCGTAGCGCACCTCGCGGCGGTCCATCTCGTGGAGCAGGGTGGTCAGGATCCGCGCGCCGGTCGCGCCGATGGGGTGGCCGAGCGAGATGCCGGACCCGTTGACGTTCGTCCGCTCCCAGTCCGCTCCGTCGACTCCGGGGCCGAACCCCCACTCGCGGGTCACGGCGAGCACCTGGGCGGCGAACGCCTCGTTGAGCTCGATGAGGTCGAGGTCGGACAACCTCAGGCCGGCACGGTCCAGCGCGGCGGCGGTGGCGCCGACCGGGCCGAGGCCCATGTGGGAGGGCCGCACCCCCGCGACGCCCCAGCTGACGAGGCGGGCGAGCGGGCGGAGGCCGTGGCGCTCGGCGGCCTCGGGCGTGGTGACGATGCAGACCGCCGCCCCGTCGTTCTGGCCGCTCGCGTTCCCGGCCGTGACGGTCGCGCCGTCGAGCTGGCGGCCCATGATCGGGCGGAGGGAGCTGAGCTTCTCGAGGGTCGTGTCGGGGCGCGGGTGCTCGTCGGCGTTGATCGTCACCGGGTCGCCCTTCCGCTGGGGCACCTCGATCGGGACGATCTCGTCGTCGAAGCGCCCGGCCTCCTGCGCCGCGACCGCCCGCTGGTGGCTGCGGAGCGCCAGCTCGTCCTGCTCCTCGCGGCTGATGTCGTAGTCGGCGCGGAGGTTCTCCGCGGTCTCGATCATCCCGCCGGGGACCGGGTGGTGGCGCCCGCCGGCGGTGATG
Proteins encoded:
- a CDS encoding acetyl-CoA C-acetyltransferase, which encodes MTELRDVVFCHPVRTPVGGYGGQFRDVEVTTLAATALRALIDRSGLDPSAVEDVILGQGYPNGEAPAIGRVAALDAGFGVEVPGMQLDRRCGSGLQAILDASMRVQTGVADVVIAGGAESMSQAEHYVLGARWGLKGKPAEFADRLARGRITAGGRHHPVPGGMIETAENLRADYDISREEQDELALRSHQRAVAAQEAGRFDDEIVPIEVPQRKGDPVTINADEHPRPDTTLEKLSSLRPIMGRQLDGATVTAGNASGQNDGAAVCIVTTPEAAERHGLRPLARLVSWGVAGVRPSHMGLGPVGATAAALDRAGLRLSDLDLIELNEAFAAQVLAVTREWGFGPGVDGADWERTNVNGSGISLGHPIGATGARILTTLLHEMDRREVRYGLETMCIGGGQGLAAIVERVG
- a CDS encoding penicillin acylase family protein, which translates into the protein MRRPLTLAAVVLLIAALTTPTATAQEGGEGRYRQDGDVGGFANVMPPGQAGVLNTGELLPGLAGTYPEHYNDQTPLYESLVYEGGLPSDDAPHLGITDGDLARFFKDGSFGTDEDVEPIALPAACGEGVVAFRDVEFGVPHIYGDTREAAQCANGYITASDRLFLMDVLRHTGRARMSEFLGASEGNKAMDREQLLVAPYTEEDLTAQADALCGADDAERQRICADGTAYTEGVNAYIAEAQTDPTLLPGEYVALQLTPEEFVLEDIIATASLVGGIFGKGGGAEAANSMFMAALQAQHGPEEGRAIFDDLKAADDPDASLTIQTPFPYGDHDAIDDSTTALLEPGSFVGAFGDDAAGGGTGLPGLGDVPLLGEALEDLLGDLLPVTTPTSLQGGAGEDVAEAEVGWPAETAGATANLGIADGPFGPIDLRTPLAMSNAILAGADVSDGGVPIAVFGPQTGYYTPQLLVETDIHAPGLDARGVAFAGTNIYVQLGRGRDYAWSATSASGDMVDEWALELCDPAGGEATIDSTGYVWDGECTEIPVLTHTQVAKPSLGGIPESPSPDNIVYTLEVGRIPELGNGPVVGRAMTTDGVPVAIAEQRSTLGDELGSAVGFGRINDPDFMTDGVESFNRAFDGVDFTFNWFYVDETDIAYRHTCLCPQRDPDTDPDLLTWGGRGHQWTGEFLSPAEQPQAVNPESGFFANWNNRQAPGFRSQDDSFKHHSTDRREHLAVRMEAAIASGDPLTAADMVNIAEDAGTVDLNGQEIYPLALEVMGDAPPASLAGDERLVEMRDRLADWVLDDRRPWGLATGGHRRDVDADGTYDHAVAIAIGDAWVRPMIEGVLGDEVPLDAWPEGTEDHPRLGLGSAYNSGRIRFVHEDLLQILGRPVLAERSRTYCGDGTVDGCAAVLWHALADAAALLESTPDGGEACDFPTAYQFDTPEVEGWVYDSTCDEIIQVAGGVVSAPSMQWVNRPTFHQVVQAGTRSGRIDGPDRVATAAALSRHAFAGGAETVVLAAAGTFADAVAGAPLAASRQAPLLLTAPDGLSGATAHEIARLGATDAVVLGGTAAISDAVVDELEAAGLSVERVAGEDRFATAVAIADALGQTERVVVADGGDFPDALAAGPFAVADDRAILLVSTDAGPASVAAALAAAAAVGRAGG